One region of Oryza sativa Japonica Group chromosome 5, ASM3414082v1 genomic DNA includes:
- the LOC4338075 gene encoding protein GRAVITROPIC IN THE LIGHT 1-like, which yields METLMAAELPQQKAGGGLARRLVRLLRRKRSTSGSVAGGGEYDESSMDSSINSLSKLKLSAAKLDVLFRSAAQPAASPAVDAAAAHALVASLFAGVSAVKAAYAQLQQAQHPYDSEAIQSADAAMVAELTKLSDHKRRFARDPAAAAKSAAAGPAALAAHADEQRHLLRTYEITAGKLGRELRARDAEAERARAALADDLRAARALEERAHPGRTLAALDGLHLSGLNATHFLTALRHAARSVRSFAKSMLGEMRRAGWDPVAAAAAAHPGVPLRHPGDAKFALESFVALKMFDGFHRRDFGLSALHDRSSYDRRRLFDEFAELKAAPAAEFLDARSSRWGALGEFLRDRYLSVVHERMEAAFFGSTAQRGAAASAGAALPGTPWFAEFAEMARRVWLLHCLFLAFDDGGASTIFQVAAGARFSEVYMESVGDGDGDGDDGGAGTAVAAAAAGDRVVGFTVVPGFKVGRTVMQCRVYLSRPARQP from the coding sequence ATGGAGACGCTAATGGCGGCCGAGCTGCCGCAGCagaaggccggcggcggcctggcgcgGCGGCTGGTGAGGCTGCTCCGCCGGAAGCGCTCCACGTCGGGctctgtcgccggcggcggcgagtacgACGAGTCGTCCATGGACAGCTCCATCAACTCGCTGAGCAAGCTCAAGCTGTCCGCGGCGAAGCTCGACGTGCTGTTCAGGAGCGCGGCGCAGCCGGCCGCGTCCCCGGCggtggacgccgccgcggcgcacgcGCTCGTGGCGAGCCTCTTCGCCGGCGTGTCGGCGGTGAAGGCGGCGTACGCGCAGCTGCAGCAGGCGCAGCACCCGTACGACTCCGAGGCGATCCAGTCGGCGGACGCCGCGATGGTCGCCGAGCTCACCAAACTCTCCGACCACAAGCGGAGGTTCGCCAgggaccccgccgccgcggccaagagcgcggcggccgggcccGCGGCGCTCGCCGCGCACGCCGACGAGCAGCGCCACCTCCTCCGGACCTACGAGATCACGGCGGGGAAGCTCGGGCGGGAGCTGCGCGCGCGGGACGCCGAGgcggagcgcgcccgcgccgcgctcgccgacgatctccgcgccgcgcgcgcgctggaggagcgcgcccaCCCGGGACGCACCCTCGCCGCGCTCGACGGCCTCCACCTCTCCGGCCTCAACGCCACCCACTTCCTCACCGCGCTGCGCCACGCCGCCAGGTCGGTCCGCTCCTTCGCCAAGTCGATGCTCGGCGAGATGCGGCGGGCGGGGTGGgatcccgtcgccgccgcggccgccgcgcaccCGGGCGTCCCGCTGCGCCACCCGGGCGACGCCAAGTTCGCGCTCGAGTCGTTCGTCGCGCTCAAGATGTTCGACGGCTTCCACCGGAGGGACTTCGGCCTGAGCGCCCTCCACGACCGGAGCTCCtacgaccggcggcggctcttCGACGAGTTCGCGGAGCTcaaggcggcgccggcggcggagttcCTCGACGCGCGGAGCTCGCGGTGGGGCGCGCTCGGCGAGTTCCTGCGGGACAGGTACCTGTCCGTGGTGCACGAGCGGATGGAGGCGGCCTTCTTCGGGAGCACGGCGCagcgcggcgccgcggcgagcgccggGGCGGCGCTCCCGGGCACGCCGTGGTTCGCCGAGTTCGCCGAGATGGCGCGCCGCGTCTGGCTGCTGCACTGCCTCTTCCTCGcgttcgacgacggcggcgcgagcacCATCTTCCAGGTGGCCGCCGGGGCGCGGTTCTCGGAGGTGTACATGGagagcgtcggcgacggcgacggcgacggcgacgatggcggcgccggtacagcggtggcggcggcggcggccggtgaccGCGTCGTGGGGTTCACCGTGGTGCCGGGGTTCAAAGTTGGGCGGACGGTGATGCAATGCCGCGTATACCTCTCACGGCCGGCGCGACAGCCATGA